From Rhodamnia argentea isolate NSW1041297 chromosome 10, ASM2092103v1, whole genome shotgun sequence, a single genomic window includes:
- the LOC125312724 gene encoding uncharacterized protein LOC125312724: MSPALMLSYTPKGVTFSVNGNSIAIEILTGSNFKKWREDFLFGMELADVHVALNEDRPIAPTDASTDAQKARFAAWEKSNRICLLSMKRSIQEHLRSDFDADITARRMMEALVARNRDSPNAEVGTHMSGLFGLKYDGSAGVRDYVLRMVDLQSKLKALNVPIPDACIVHLALNSLPLTPKF; the protein is encoded by the exons ATGTCTCCTGCTTTAATGCTTAgttatactcccaaaggag tCACTTTTTCTGTGAACGGCAACTCCATAGCTATTGAGATTCTTActggttctaattttaagaagtggagagaggattttctgtttGGTATGGAATTAGCGGATGTTCATGTCGCTCTTAATGAGGATAGACCGATAGCTCCCACTGATGCTAGTACGGATGCCCAGAAAGCACGGTTTGctgcttgggaaaagagcaataggattTGCTTATTGTCAATGAAGCGATCCATACAAGAACATCTTAGAAGTGATTTTGATGCTGATATCACTGCTAGGCGGATGATGGAGGCCTTAGTGGCTAGAAATCGTGACTCGCCTAATGCTGAAGTTGGGACACATATGTCGGGGTTATTCGGTTTGAAGTATGATGGTTCTGCTGGTGTTAGAGATTATGTCCTAAGAATGGTTGATCTACAATCAAAGCTTAAGGCCCTTAATGTTCCTATCCCCGATGCTTGTATTGTGCATCTTGCACTTAACTCCCTtccgttgacgcctaaattttga
- the LOC115732674 gene encoding trans-resveratrol di-O-methyltransferase-like: MDLADRDGNATSSELLQAHAHIWNHVFSYITSLCLKSALQLGIPDLIHNHGQPMTLLELVSALHIHPTKANCIHRLMRILVHSGFFELGDLEDAAGGQSGYTLTLASRVLLKDNPSSAAPFVLCTLHPFYMAPWQHLNEWLGGGEGVTPTMFEMAHGGPMYEVLRCNPEANGLFNQGLDNDSRLIAKVVVETCEGVFDGLSSVVDVGGGSGTMGKAIVDAFPHLECTVLDLPHVVDGSVGSERLKFVGGDMFVEIPPADAILLKWILHNWSDEKCIEILKRSKEAVSGRGKGGKVIIIDIVVGNHPNDHKSTETQLFWDMLMMVHLNAKEKSEREWEKLFVDAGFSGYKIISHLGLRSLIEVYP, from the exons ATGGATTTGGCTGATAGAGACGGGAATGCGACCAGTAGCGAGCTCCTCCAAGCTCATGCTCACATATGGAACCACGTATTTAGCTACATCACGTCATTGTGCCTAAAGTCTGCCCTTCAGCTAGGCATACCTGACCTAATCCACAACCACGGCCAACCCATGACCCTCCTCGAACTCGTCTCCGCCCTCCATATCCATCCCACCAAAGCTAACTGCATTCATCGCCTCATGCGCATCCTTGTCCACTCCGGCTTCTTCGAGCTAGGGGACCTCGAAGATGCGGCGGGTGGCCAAAGCGGGTATACGCTCACCCTTGCGTCCCGAGTCCTCCTGAAGGACAACCCCTCAAGCGCAGCGCCCTTCGTGCTCTGCACATTGCATCCTTTCTACATGGCGCCGTGGCAGCACCTGAACGAGTGGTTGGGGGGCGGAGAAGGTGTCACCCCGACCATGTTCGAGATGGCGCACGGCGGGCCCATGTATGAGGTTCTGAGATGCAACCCTGAGGCCAACGGCTTGTTCAACCAGGGGTTGGATAACGACTCGAGACTGATAGCCAAGGTCGTGGTGGAAACATGTGAGGGAGTGTTCGATGGGCTGAGCTCGGTGGTCGACGTGGGAGGTGGGTCGGGGACGATGGGGAAGGCCATTGTGGACGCGTTCCCCCACTTGGAATGCACGGTGTTGGATCTGCCGCACGTGGTGGATGGTTCGGTCGGAAGTGAGAGGTTGAAGTTTGTTGGAGGTGACATGTTTGTGGAGATTCCCCCGGCCGATGCAATCTTACTCAAG TGGATATTGCACAATTGGAGCGACGAAAAGTGCATCGAGATATTGAAGCGAAGCAAAGAAGCGGTATCGGGTCGAGGAAAGGGCGGGAAGGTGATTATAATCGATATTGTAGTAGGGAATCACCCAAACGATCATAAATCCACGGAAACTCAACTCTTTTGGGACATGTTGATGATGGTGCACCTCAATGCGAAAGAAAAGAGTGAAAGGGAATGGGAAAAGTTGTTTGTTGATGCTGGCTTCAGCGGTTATAAGATAATCTCTCACCTAGGCTTGCGATCCCTCATTGAGGTTTATCCTTGA